A window of Motilibacter rhizosphaerae genomic DNA:
GACGAACACCGTGGTCGGCCAGCCCTGCAGGTTGCCGCCGACGCCGAGCTGGAGCGGGGTGCCGGAGCCGGCGCGCACGAAACCGCTGTCCACGAAGCCGATCAGCGCGATGAACAGGCCGATGCCCACGCCGATCGCGGTCTTGAGCTCCGCGGGGATCGCGTGGAACACCGCGGTCCGGAAGCCCGTGAGCACGAGCAGGGTGATGACGACGCCCTCGAGGACGATGAGTCCCATCGCATCGGCCCACGACATCTCGGAGGCGATGCTGAAGGCGACGAAGGCGTTGAGCCCGAGCCCCGTCGCCAGCGCGTACGGGTAGCGGCCGACGACCCCCATGAGCAGCGTCACCACCCCCGCGACGAGCGCGGTCGCGGCGGCGACCAGGACGATCGCGTGGCCGGAGTCGCGCCCGCCGAGGAAGTGCTTGTCGGCGTCCTGGACGGTGCCGAGGATGAGCGGGTTCAGCACGACGATGTACGCCATGGTGAAGAACGTCGCCAGGCCACCGCGTACCTCGCGCTGCCAGGACGAGCCGCGCTCGGTGATCGAGAAGTACGCGTCCAGCCGCGCGAGCATCGAGCCGGGTGCGGCGGGCGGACGGGTGGTGGTGGCCATGCGGCGGCTCCTGCTGGTGCTCCGGGGGTCGCGCGACCGCACTACGCTGGCCGCGCCATGACCCTGCCCGAGCCGCCCCCCGCAGACACGTCCGCCACGCCGGGACTGCTCCCGCTCGACGTCGACGGGGTCGGCGTCGTCACCGCCGGCACCGTGCTGTGGGCCGTGGCGCTGGTCGTCCTGCTGCCGTTCAGCCGCACCCTCGTGCACCACGGGCACGGCTGGTGGATCGGCATGTGCGCCGCCGGGACGGTGCTGGGGTGCTTCGGGATCTGGTACTGCCGCCGCCGGCGCGTACGCGGCTGGGCCGGCCGCTGACCTCCCCCTCCCCCGTGATCATGCACATCCTGGAGCACCCCCTCCCCGTGATCATGCACATCTCGGGGGACCCCACTTCCCCGTGATCATGCACATCCTGGGGCGTCCAGGACGTGCATGATCACGAAGAGCGGGCGCCCCGCCAGGAGTGCTGCGGCTCGTAGCCCAGCTCCGCGCGCGCCCGGTCGATCGAGAGCAGCGTCTCGAACTCCTCCAGCGGGCGGCGTACCTCGACCCCGGGGAAGACCTCGGCGGTCAGCTCGGCCGAGGGCCGGTCGAGGATCGTGTCCGCGGCGGCGATGACGTAGCTGCGCGCCCCGGTGATCTCCGCGGTCAGGGCGAGCCGGCAGGCCAGCGCCACGTCCCGCACGTCCACGTAGCCCCAGGCGTTCCACAGCCGCGACTGCGCGGTGAAGGACGGCTGATCCGCGTAGTCCTGCTCGGTGAAGACGTTGCTCAGCCGCAGGCCGATGAAGGGGATGCCGGACCAGGCGCTGATGTGCTCGGCCATGGTCTCGCCGAC
This region includes:
- a CDS encoding DUF2530 domain-containing protein; this encodes MTLPEPPPADTSATPGLLPLDVDGVGVVTAGTVLWAVALVVLLPFSRTLVHHGHGWWIGMCAAGTVLGCFGIWYCRRRRVRGWAGR